In the Silene latifolia isolate original U9 population chromosome 1, ASM4854445v1, whole genome shotgun sequence genome, GTGGCGTCGGTGGAGGAGGGTGGCGCCTGAGGTATGGGAGGGTGTTGGAGTTGGTCGGACATAGTGCTACTGTGAAAAGTCCACCGGGATTGTGAAAAAAAGAATAGGGGCTTCTATTTCTTGCGCTTCCCGTGACAAACGTTCGGGGTGAGGCAATCAACTAAACACATTTTTTTTACGGTAGGATTTTATCCGAGATCAAAAcgagttaaatatgcattattttTACTCTTTTTGTCTCATCCATAATACTTGACTCTTTTTAGGTTTAACCCACGTAATCGCATATTACCGTGTTAAATAAGAAATTGTATTTTGTACACACTACACTTTCTAACTTGTTTTGTTCTCTTACCCATTGAccaatctatatctatctatctatctatgtatgtatgtatattaataaatgaagcttttttcgagcgattacacaGAGTCCAAGTTTCCTGAACGACTTTCGACCAATAAAATAAGAGATAATTTCTAAATTAATAAATATTGAAAAGATATGaagcaataaataaatgaattaataaATTCAACTTTTAATAAAGACTTACAAGCAATATTAAACTCCAACGTTTAAGAACTACCAAATAAAATATTTAGCAATTGAAAAATTATAAGATAAAGTTCGAGAATCAACAATTATATCAAAATGTGTGCGTTGATAGCTAATAGGATAAAATTTTGGCAAAGAGTGGTGTTGGAGTAGGGAGgcggcaaacaatgacacgacacgaaaacacgacacgaacccgacacgaagttaaTGGGTTTGGGTTGAGTCTTAATGACctatttatgtaagtgggtcgacacgaataCGACAtgagatttaattgggtcgaGTTTGGATTGAGCTccctaaacacgaacccgacacgaatgacctatttactaaattaatcctaatttttcttgattTTTCTTCGCgtaaatatacttacactttccaaatatggacaaaacacgaaaacacgacacgaacctgacacgaaattaacgggttagggttgaggcttgatgacccatttatgtaactgggtcgacacgaacacgacacgaaatttaattgggtcgggtttgggttaaAGGGTtcgtgacccgtttacatgtgacacgaacacgaactcgacacgacccgatctgtttgccaggtctaagtAGGATACATCTTAGAGGGTTAGACTAATGTTAGAGTTCTTCTAAGCTTATAGAACTACTCCTATATATACTCCATATATTGACATAATATATGTGCTTTCATCTTCACCAAACTAAGATTAGGATGCATTACATGACGTGTAGCGTTCTAGAGCATACCGACTACATACCACGAGCTTCAAAGCGGATCTTAATTGTGGATGCTTGTGTAATATTGATGACCCATATATGAAGATGAACTTTCCGAACATAAATAATGAGCGATAAAAAACAGAATGCATTTAGATTACCAAAAGGTTGTCCCATCTATACAAGCGGGGTTTTACTATTGACCCCGTTTTATTTATGTTATAGTGGTAAACATGAAGCGAGATCGGGGTAGGAATATCATAAGTGGAAAGGAAGAAAGTTTCAATGCCAAGAGCTAGGATAAAATAAAGCTACTATGGTGGGGAAACCTCACCCAGTCAATCCTAGGAGTAAGCCGTTTTACTAAGAAGTAGAAGTTCACATGCTAATGTTTTCTCTTGCATGGGCTTTCGTTCTTCATTAATTCAAATCAAGTTCCTCATTAACGCAAATCAAAGTAAGCGACATCGGGAAGGAAGACTTATTTTTTTTTGGGTCAATTGAAGcgcacttagtcgcattacaatacTGGGGAGGAGggattcgaacctgggacctattgtccacaatacctccgtcttaCCCACTAGGCTAAGACCTCTTCGGTGGGAAGGAAGACTTATTGTAGAAGGAACTACGTGAGATTTTGTTTATGGTGCATTTTGGCTACATATCACATATCTAGGTTTTTCATGTAGGTAATTAATTCTACTTTTTGGAAAAAAATACATTAAATTGTTTGTTTTGTACGcgtttttcttttcattatttctTTTAGATTACCTTCTAAGCTTTTCAACTATATATGTTATGTACATACGAAGCATATGATTTACATGTACCGGTTCCGTTTCTAAAGTTACTAACAAATAGGTTTATATGTttttatggttcaagggtaggtTTATGTCATATATTAACCTCATATGAGTTTTTATTTTGAAATTACAGGGTGAAACAGCTAGATATGAAGTAGGCAACAGAAGACGACTATCAATATTGTTGTTCAAAACATTATATTCACTTCTCTTTATTATcatttattattataatatttctttTTTCACAAAAAGACATTGCATTGAATATTTGAACTTACTTTTGTTAGTTTTGTAATTTTGAGTAAGCCGATAGTGTAGTAtattagttttgtatttttttcttAATAACTTGACTATAGTTAAACCtatccgtcccggtcaattgtgtGCCTTTGATTTTTGGAGAGACAAGTAAAGACCCTTATCATATAAGATGAATAAGGTAAGGAAAGAATTGTGATATAAATTTGTCTATACTTTTTATTGTTAATATGCAAATCTTAATTGTACATGTGTTCATATATAATATATACTCAATGGAGTTTTTAAGTGGAGTTCATGGACTTCTAAACATAAATTATTTATTAGTGTATATTTATGTTTCAACACATGTTTATTATTTGTTTGGTGTGAGCGCACCAATAGGAGTATGGAGTTTTATAGTTAATTAGGTCACATACTCACATTCATCGATTACAAAATATTATTGATgatactatccgtcacaagctgaagacggataatgTCCCTCTCACAAGATGCAAGTGGCAATATGCATGGGTGCTCCATTTTCCCTCCAACTTGCTAACCCTCTTGCTTTATTGTGAAAGGtgttcagcttgtgacggatattgtccATCACAAGCAAGACAATTTGTTCATCGATATGTTTGTGAATTACTTTTGAGTGATATGAGGGACCCAGCTTTTGTAAACTACATATAATATAAAAAAATTACTTAGTTATATTGTCGAGTGAAGAGTTGTATTCTAACTCTTCATGTTTGCCATACAAGTTTTTATTGGAGTCGACAATTATCAATTGTACGTCATATTGCTAAAAGATAAGAGGATAATTATGAAGAGTCCAACTGATCAACTGTCGAAGGAAGAGTTGCAGATAATGATGAAGTTTATTCTAACATTGATCATGAATTTGTACTggaattaaaataatataatttgtaaagtatatataaataataaatgGGGTATTTACTGAGACATTTAAATTAGAAAAGGTAAATAATTGCTTGGACGGAGGGAATAGTAAAGACATAACCCGATGCCTCAATGGTTCTGCCTATAGAGGATTTGATGTACGTTCCACAAAAACACGTGAGATCTTCCGTAAGAAAAATTGCGTTGACACATTGACGACCTGATCGTCCCTTCACAAATAACAATATAAGAGCAGATGGTACAACATAATGTCTTAGTTTGTATGCATGGAACTGTCTAACGTAATTGTTTCTAATATTATCATTATACacaactttatttatgttttaattATTTACCCGTTGATATTAGGGTTGTATGCATGTGCGGTATAGGCAAAGATTAATCTCGCGAGAGACTAACACCTAAGCTTCCTTTACCATAATCGCGTACTCTTAAGCTTATATTATACGTACTTCGCAATATTTTTGGTATATATTAATTTCTATTTGTAATTGATAACATTAGAAGTCAATTATAAATAATGAtcgaatttatttttattttaaagcTTGTGATAAAACGTCCTTTCTTTGCTTTTTAGAGATACTAGGAAATGAGTATGATATAATAATAAacagtgttttttttttaaaaaaaaaatagatcatACGATTATTAGTATTTTTTAATTACTACATTATCCACAATAGCACACTACAAATAGGcctgtgcatcgcacgggcattaaatctagtctatattaataaaggaaattttttttcgagcgattatagagagtctaACATTAAGAGAAAActaatagtaatataatattgGTAGCTAATATAATATTGGTGAGGTCATAAATTAATGTAAAGTAGATAAGAAAAAAATTGTGTTTCTATATCTTTGCATGGAATTTCACAGTTACAGATGGACTTCAAATAAGAATACTATATTGATTAATATACTTCTAATAAAAAGAGTTATCTATGACTTCAAACACATATGTAGCATTAGATTCATAAACGATCAATTTTAGTTACAATGGAATTCAAACTATAAGTGTATTAGTATATATATGTTATTGAGATTGTCTTTTGGCTTCCCTTCCctttatttataattttttcGTGACCACAATTTTATATTTCGTAGATTTGAAGTATTGATGTATCTGACCTTCATGTTTACTTGCTAATTTATGATTACAAATTACTTATAGCTTCTGTGCAGTGTAACATACGGAGTAATCGGATACTATTTGCGTACTCATGTTTCACGTTTCCACTATAATTGATTTACGACATTCTTCATTATTGTAAAAATGCTAATTTAAGGTTTTTATTTTCCGCAGATATCATGGTTGTGTGTAGTATGCAATATGCACGAGGATTGCTCACAACGGAGTAATGGTAAGCAACCGTAAGTTCCTTTGCTACCACCAAAGAACGAACCAAGCCTTTTGTCTTATATATACGTACATTCACAATGTCTATTTAAACGTATTAGGTTTCGTATATACATAATGTTAAATAGTTCGATGATTTATAGACATTATTTTACTCATATGGCATATATGAGAGATAGACGTAGGTTTTAGTTTTTTGTTATTATGTTAATTTATGATAAATTTATTCGTGTTTTTCGTGACTAACTTTCTCAATATTCTAACGAATAACTATAATGTTACGGAGTAATTTTAATGTGCAGGAATAAGTTAAAGGCATGCACGTTGTAACAATGATCTACAAATTAATTAACGACTAATAATGTAAGTTGAAGGTTTGGGAGGATTTAGCCTAATAggaattttaatttaatcaaaaGTAATCATTCTCTTGATATGAATACATCGTTTATGAATGAATAACTACTTTTGTGACCCGTAGAATCACGGGTGCTTTAATGGTATGCGATTTTTTATTCGTCAGTATTGTTTGGGTTTTTGGATTTGTTATATATCGGTAGGAGCTGATTAAGTTTCATTTTTTATTTACTGTTTTACATATTGAAATAGTATATTGTAATGTGCAAGCCTTGTGTTTGGGTATTTATGATGTGTTTTGAGGCATTAAACTTATACTTAGGTAAAACTCTTCATGTTAAACACAAACAATTACTTTAACTGAGCAAATATAAATTagaattcaatttttgaaaaggGAACCATAACACTATCAATAATTAGGTGTTTATTGTTTGTTGTGAACGCTAATGCTTAACTATTAAATTGAAATTCAAGCTGGACGCTGGCAATTTTTGGAGTGGGGTTTTCATTTCCGACTTTTTGTTGCAACTGGTTACTCTTTCTCTTGGGCTGGCTTAAACCATTTGTTCTCCATGGTTGTTTGAACGATGTTGTTGCCTTTTTGTGGGGTGTCACATCTGATTGTTTACACTTGTGTTAGTATAATGTTGATAATATAATGTCCTCTAAAATATGGGAGAAAGTTATCATATACTAATCTTACTCTTCTActtcctttcttttttctttcttctccGGTGTGTTCACTGTGATCGCCTCTCCTTGAGGAAGAATATAGTCCTTTTGGTGTCTGTTTTCCTGCATCTTATTTTGATCAAATTGCAATGGATGTAATTTTGTTCCCGCGTAGGATTGAAGTAGTCATTACCTTTGTCTGTGTAGTGCCCTCTTGCTTAGACTCTTCGTTTTGTTCTGCATGTTCAGGTTCAATTATTTTTTGGCCCTTCAATTCTCGCTGTTTTCCATATCTGGTTATTCCGACTTTCACTTTGAATGTGTATTCTTTTCCAATCCTGTAATGCGTCACAAACATTTGTTTTGCCGTCATCCTGTAAATCAATGAGTCTCTTAGTaaatggtggtggttgtgttttgttatgttgtttttgggttttcatcaTAGCTCCTCGTACATGGCTACCATTTTTTCAATTGGCTTGCCTATTACCTTTTCGGCCTCCTTGCAAAAAAGGATTAGAGCCGCATAAGCTATTCCATCAGTTAGTGTTGTCATTAATCTGTACCTGTAAAGTCAACATTGTTAAAAGGTTTTGATAAAATGAAGAGGGAGCTGTTGGTTTTGTTGAATTTGTACCGGTAAGTAGTTTTTCACTTATAAGGTGTTTTTGTTTACCGTTGCATTGGGTACGATATGGTTTCTTTACATTGGCGACATTTGCCTTCATCGTCGATTCCAGTAATGCAATTTGTGCAAGGCAGGTACCACCAGTCAATGTCTGTTCTTATTGCGGAAATGGTTCCGTGACATATGAACATCTCCTTCTGTTTCAAAGTTTTGCAgtttgtcattgttgttatttttcTATATGTTCATAGTAAATTATGGGTCGCTGGGTTTCTTTTTTTCAAGTGATTAGGCTGACCTCATTGGTGATATCCATTTCTAAAAGTTGCGAAATTGTTTTCCTGTTTGTCACCGTTGTTTCTTCTTCTCCTTGTCGGGCATTGTTATTAATAAACTCCACTTGTACTGGTTCTTGTCTCCTATATTTTGAGTACTTGTATAATCAGAAATATTCACAGATAATCATAAAATAATATAGTTGAGAATATACATGTCTTTTTCTTTGATCTATTTAATTGTGTCTTTTGGCTTCTAAAATTACCTCTCTAGGATGTTATTCGCTTCCGGTATGTTCAAGTCGATACATAATTTGGTTCCAAAAGTTGATTGTAGTTGATAAGACCCTGCAGCCATGTTTATACATGTGGTAAGCATTTTTATACAGTTGTACTGTCCATTTCAATTTCATTAGTTGTGTGCTTTTACCTTCAAAAGTTACGACCCTTAGAGATGTAACGACAATCACCTTGTCTTGAGCTTGCCCTCCAATTCGTTCATCAATAATGTTTGAAGTGTCTCCCCAGAATGTGATTTTTGCAGTGCATTCTCTGCATAGTATTTTGTGATGTAGGCCATTGAATGCATGTACGTTCTCAATTTTCATGATGTTATTCATTGTTTTTCTTACCTTTCATCCTGGATCTGTATGTTCCTTAAAGTTGTAGGCCCATTTTTCGTCATGACCGCCTTCTTGTCCTCGACAATGCTAAGTAGGCCAGCCACATCTGCAAATCATAAGAAGTCATGGTATATTTTTTCATGTTTGGTTTCTTAAAATGATTTGACGTACCTATTAAGTAATCGAATTTGTTACAACGTTCATCTAGCTTGTGGAGTGGGTGGAACTCAAATTTGTGTAGTGGTATTGGTAGTGTTTGGTCTTGTTCTTCTATGATTGAAGTGAATGGGGTGCACCTTATGATGTTGGTGTTTGTTTTTACTGGCCTGTATGATCTGGTATTCTTGACCACTTCAAAGTGCTAGAGTCGATAAATTCTGCCCTCTTGTAATTGCCCTTCATACGTGCTTACCAAACGCTTCGGTATTGTTGTGTGTATATGGTTATCATGTTTGCACATCATAAAAGTATTTGTTAGTATAATGTCGGATGTTGTTTTTACATTGTAGTGTTGTCATACCTCTTTGTCTAATAAGATCATATCTAAGGATAATGGTTTTTCGTCGTTAGCTTCTTTGACTTCCCACTTCCTTGTAAGGTGGGCTGTTATTTGGAAACGGGATTTTGATGGCATCAAACTTGAGATTGTAGCTATTAGAGGCGCCATTCGGTTTGTTGTTGTTGGCCTGTGTTATGTTTTTCGTGGAGTACTTTGCCTGAGTTTTTCTTTGTATAAATAGTAGTCTTAGGTTTCAGGCAGTAATAAGGTTAAGATCTAAAGGGTCCATATTCAATATACTCATTTATGTATGTTATTAAGTTTGGAGTATTCCTATTGTT is a window encoding:
- the LOC141587833 gene encoding uncharacterized protein LOC141587833; translated protein: MREGVLVSGVEDMVLGGLGRLFWWRLGRFLAAELAARGVVDRVDHTDVAGLLSIVEDKKAVMTKNGPTTLRNIQIQDERECTAKITFWGDTSNIIDERIGGQAQDKVIVVTSLRVVTFEGSYQLQSTFGTKLCIDLNIPEANNILERRQEPVQVEFINNNARQGEEETTVTNRKTISQLLEMDITNEKEMFICHGTISAIRTDIDWWYLPCTNCITGIDDEGKCRQCKETISYPMQRYRLMTTLTDGIAYAALILFCKEAEKVIGKPIEKMVAMIGKEYTFKVKVGITRYGKQRELKGQKIIEPEHAEQNEESKQEGTTQTKLK